One region of Erythrolamprus reginae isolate rEryReg1 chromosome 12, rEryReg1.hap1, whole genome shotgun sequence genomic DNA includes:
- the BCO2 gene encoding carotenoid-cleaving dioxygenase, mitochondrial yields MEILFLLVSFLGFLLQKAMLPLTSLLQYVPVIKNLVPKPKTLVTYSHKKGLECISPLFSTVQETPQAIPVKLQGQIPKWLKGKLLRNGPGKFEFGPDRYNHWFDGMALMHKFEIEDGVVKYSSKFLRSDCYLANSKNNRIMISEFGTVAMPDPCKNIFERFMSNFVLPKETDNCAVNFAVIKGDYFVSTETSRMHKVDLDTLESKGKVNWKKYVAVNGATAHPHYDPDGTVYNMGNSYGTHGSNYNIVRVPPQKSQPSDSSLQGAEVLCTIQPENRMKPAYYHSFGMSENYVIFIEQPALINLWEIITANFSGKSFLDGLSWEPQLNTRFHVVNKHTGQTLPLQYHSKAFCYFHQINAFEDQGCIVLDLCCFDDGKVFDIFRLQNLHKAGEALDQTYSILPKPFPRRFVLPITVSSKASVGQNLNPLSYTLAEAVKEGDGKIWCTPESLHNEDLKEIGGVEFPHINYAHYCGKKYRYFYGCGFGHFVGDSLLKVDTETKETKVWREEGMYPSEPIFVPEPNSSGAEDKGVILSVVLTPKQNEGSFLLVLDAENFTELGRTEIPVQIPYGFHGCFVPNKDATG; encoded by the exons TAATTAAAAATCTAGTACCCAAACCAAAAACGCTGGTTACTTACAGCCACAAGAAGGGCTTAGAATGCATTTCACCATTATTCTCTACCGTACAAGAAACACCTCAAGCGATCCCAGTAAAACTCCAAGGGCAGATTCCAAAATGGTTGAAAGGAAAGCTACTGAGGAATGGGCCAGGAAAGTTCGAATTTGGACCAGATAG GTACAACCACTGGTTTGATGGCATGGCACTCATGCATAAGTTTGAAATCGAGGACGGGGTGGTGAAATACAGCAGCAAGTTTCTCCGGAGTGATTGTTACCTGGCCAACAGCAAGAACAACCGAATCATGATCTCTGAATTTGGCACCGTGGCCATGCCAGATCCTTGCAAGAACATTTTTGAGCGCTTCATGTCAAATTTTGTCTTGCCAA AAGAGACAGACAATTGCGCTGTGAATTTTGCGGTCATCAAAGGCGACTATTTTGTCAGTACGGAGACCAGTCGGATGCACAAGGTGGATCTGGACACACTTGAATCAAAGGGGAAG GTGAACTGGAAAAAATACGTTGCGGTGAATGGAGCCACAGCCCACCCCCACTATGATCCAGATGGGACAGTCTACAATATGGGCAACTCTTACGGGACGCACG GCTCCAACTACAACATCGTCCGTGTTCCTCCCCAGAAGTCTCAGCCTAGTGACTCCAGCCTGCAAGGCGCAGAAGTGCTGTGCACCATCCAACCTGAGAACAGAATGAAGCCAGCCTATTATCACAGTTTTG GGATGAGCGAAAACTATGTGATTTTTATTGAGCAGCCCGCCCTAATAAACTTGTGGGAGATCATTACAGCCAATTTTTCTGGGAAATCCTTTCTGGATGGACTGAGTTGGGAGCCTCAGCTAAACACCCGCTTTCATGTCGTGAACAAGCACACGGGGCAG ACCTTACCCTTGCAGTACCATAGCAAGGCCTTCTGCTATTTCCATCAAATCAACGCCTTTGAGGACCAGGGCTGCATCGTCCTCGATCTCTGCTGTTTCGATGATGGGAAAGTTTTCGACATCTTCCGACTGCAGAACCTCCACAAGGCTGGAGAAGCCCTTGACCAG ACCTACAGCATCCTCCCGAAGCCATTTCCACGCCGCTTTGTTCTCCCCATCACAGTGAGCTCCAAGGCATCTGTGGGGCAGaatcttaaccctttgtcctacACGCTGGCAGAAGCTGTGAAGGAGGGGGATGGGAAG ATCTGGTGCACACCTGAAAGTCTACACAACGAGGACCTCAAAGAAATTGGAGGGGTGGAATTCCCTCACATCAATTACGCACATTACTGTGGGAAAAAATACCGTTATTTCTATGGCTGCGGCTTTGGTCATTTCGTTGGAGACTCCTTGCTCAAGGTTGATACAGAAACCAAGGAGACAAAG GTGTGGCGTGAGGAAGGGATGTATCCTTCTGAGCCCATATTTGTGCCAGAACCTAACTCTTCAGGGGCAGAAGACAAGGGAGTGATCCTCTCGGTGGTGCTCACTCCAAAGCAG AACGAAGGCAGCTTCCTTCTTGTTCTGGATGCGGAGAATTTCACCGAACTGGGACGCACTGAGATCCCGGTCCAGATCCCCTACGGCTTCCACGGGTGCTTCGTCCCCAACAAAGATGCCACCGGTTGA
- the LOC139174895 gene encoding 6-pyruvoyl tetrahydrobiopterin synthase-like isoform X3, with protein sequence MAPPLLARRARVSRCAAFSASHRLHSPLLSDEENLKLFGKCNNPNGHGHNYKVEVTVQGEIDPLTGMVINLTDLKDYMEETIMGPLDHKNLDKDVPYFAEVVSLAEITDAT encoded by the exons ATGGCGCCGCCGCTGCTCGCCCGCCGGGCCCGGGTCTCGCGCTGCGCGGCTTTCAGCGCCTCTCACCGGCTGCACAG CCCCTTGCTGAGCGATGAAGAAAATCTGAAACTTTTTGGGAAATGTAACAACCCCAATGGCCACGGCCACAACTACAAAG TGGAAGTGACTGTGCAAGGAGAG ATCGATCCCCTTACAGGGATGGTGATCAACCTGACGGATCTCAAAGACTACATGGAG GAAACCATCATGGGACCTCTCGATCACAAGAATCTGGACAAAGACGTCCCCTACTTTGCAGAGGTGGTCAG
- the LOC139174895 gene encoding 6-pyruvoyl tetrahydrobiopterin synthase-like isoform X4, with translation MAPPLLARRARVSRCAAFSASHRLHSPLLSDEENLKLFGKCNNPNGHGHNYKVEVTVQGEIDPLTGMVINLTDLKDYMEETIMGPLDHKNLDKDVPYFAEVVRMRHQYKK, from the exons ATGGCGCCGCCGCTGCTCGCCCGCCGGGCCCGGGTCTCGCGCTGCGCGGCTTTCAGCGCCTCTCACCGGCTGCACAG CCCCTTGCTGAGCGATGAAGAAAATCTGAAACTTTTTGGGAAATGTAACAACCCCAATGGCCACGGCCACAACTACAAAG TGGAAGTGACTGTGCAAGGAGAG ATCGATCCCCTTACAGGGATGGTGATCAACCTGACGGATCTCAAAGACTACATGGAG GAAACCATCATGGGACCTCTCGATCACAAGAATCTGGACAAAGACGTCCCCTACTTTGCAGAGGTGGTCAG
- the LOC139174895 gene encoding 6-pyruvoyl tetrahydrobiopterin synthase-like isoform X1 produces the protein MAPPLLARRARVSRCAAFSASHRLHSPLLSDEENLKLFGKCNNPNGHGHNYKVEVTVQGEIDPLTGMVINLTDLKDYMEETIMGPLDHKNLDKDVPYFAEVVSTAENVAVFIWDNLQKCLPPGALYKVKVYETEKNVAVYKGEGAPSEK, from the exons ATGGCGCCGCCGCTGCTCGCCCGCCGGGCCCGGGTCTCGCGCTGCGCGGCTTTCAGCGCCTCTCACCGGCTGCACAG CCCCTTGCTGAGCGATGAAGAAAATCTGAAACTTTTTGGGAAATGTAACAACCCCAATGGCCACGGCCACAACTACAAAG TGGAAGTGACTGTGCAAGGAGAG ATCGATCCCCTTACAGGGATGGTGATCAACCTGACGGATCTCAAAGACTACATGGAG GAAACCATCATGGGACCTCTCGATCACAAGAATCTGGACAAAGACGTCCCCTACTTTGCAGAGGTGGTCAG taCTGCTGAAAACGTTGCTGTGTTCATCTGGGACAACCTCCAGAAGTGCCTTCCTCCCGGAGCCCTTTATAAAGTCAAAGTATATGAAACTGAGAAGAACGTTGCAGTTTACAAGGGAGAGGGGGCGCCTTCCGAGAAATGA